AAAAGCAGTGAAGGTCATCACTGTGTGTGCTACTGAATTAACATGAGTGCTAAGTTTAACTTGTAGTTAGAACATGAAAGAACactgaataaattttaaaaatggtcaATTTTAGTAGACTTAGGGAATTTGGGAGTCTTTTGCAAGAGAGAGTTGCTTAGAATAGACAATAGTGCTTATTGGGTGGCTTTATAACACTTTATAACACTTGTTTATGTACAGACAACACTTGTTTatatgcaaacaaacaaaaaaatctgttttatatacaaacaaaactgaaaggatACTTGTAATAATGCTGTAGTTATTAAATTGTGTAGGAATTCTTTTAGTGTCTGACTTGTAGTTTATCTATGTCTGACTTGCTtatatacaaacaaaaaaatactgttttaaatacaaacaaaactgaaaggatACTTGTAATAACGAATGCTATAGTTATAAAGCTGTGTAGGAATTCTTTTAGTGTCTGACTTGTAGCAGCTTTATCTCGATCAAtgcaggaaaggagaaaaaataagtgATTTTTACAGAAGAATTCACAGAATGCAGTGCTGAGGTCTGCAAGTGTGGAACTGAATAGACTCTTAATCCAGTGATAATAATGACTCCTCACAGCCTAAGTGGCAAGTTAggattttcccttctctccccaggACACAGAGTTCCCTGGAGTTGTTGTCAGGCCCATCGGGGAATTCCGCAGCTCCATCGATTATCAGTACCAGCTCCTGCGCTGCAACGTTGACCTCCTGAAAATCATCCAGCTGGGCCTGACTTTCACAAATGAGAAGGGGGAATATCCTTCTGGCATCAACACCTGGCAGTTTAACTTCAAATTCAACCTTACGTGAGTCTCCAGATAGGGAATAGTTGCCTGCTCTGTTCTGCTGGTGTTGTGCGTTCCTTTGGCAAGTGCAGTATCTGTGTGTTTATCACTGGGGCCTGGTTctgagcaataaaaaaatacagagtcTAACACAGATGATGTGGGAACTTATTTTGGCATGActgtagtggatcaagggttggacttgatgatctctgaggtcccttccaacccagccaattctatgattctatgactggaGTTTGCCATAGTTCTGGAAGTCAACCAGTTCAGAAATCCTATTCTTTAATATCCTTTCTTTGAGAAATAGCCCATCCCTAACAATTCTGTGTGtcttaaacattattttttcctgcaacGTTATGAAGCCAAaaaaaaggccagcaaaactgtttagagacaaagttttgagcctttaaacagcaaaggtattttattttatttattttcagatccggggaacccccagctcgcactggacaaagagttccaagggttaagggaaagggtcaggttatttatacattaaaaggggaggttacatcatccttacatacatattcatgaGATAGCAACATGTAATCATAATATTCATAACAGGCAGAGTCTGGGtggagttgtctttttggggatatgtctcggggtctttgggggtcttcagatgaagtaacgaagtcttcctcagggttgaactttttacctttcttgctttcaatgacttcatcctcttgttatcGAGGATAGTTGGACCCTTGCACTTgtcttccccttatctgctggttctggcagcctcatcctgtcttccgtgcaggtgtttgcactcccccagtgcccagctcaCCTTGGCAGTGCCAAgacttacacttctaattatctcttagacagaagttaatcccattagggtcttgacatgtctcagctgctttgttcacttctttctcagtttaaccctgaattctactggttatgaatacaaattcattaacatatattacaagttttaattctacataaagtaaattcacacaaacagcttggcctgatctactctccttacaggagttaatcctgtcaggatctttttctgtttttcagttatACCCTTAAACtttatacatgtatatatataaaattggtctctttctgtgaaaaataaatggatgtGCTCTTCccaacagaagagaaaatgccTTGTGACAGATCCATGCTAAAATATAAACTGGGATctaaaaacccaaaatgttGGTGTAATCTTGACATCTGTTCAGGAGAATGAATCTTGTTGAATGGAGTGTGGCAGCTGTTCATGTCTCCTCCATACTGCAATATCCTGGGTTACAGCTGAAAGAAGCTTCATTATCCCTCCCCCTGTAATTATAAAGACAAACTCGGTGTAATTACCACTATAGCTGCCTGAAAACAGAGAGGGTTTATCTGGCAGATCCACACATTTATAGGAAAACAATCTAATTTTTGGGAACTGTCACTGAAGATGTTACAAAGATTCATACCTAGTGTGGGCAGATCATACAGCTCTTGAGCCCAATAGATGCAGTATTTACTTCCACAACTTTGTGAGCCTCTCAAAAGTATTGAAATAATAGTGAAGTGGTTTTCAGAGTGTGATCACTTCATTTGAGTCAATTATCATATTTGGCATGAATTTTTATCTGTTTCATGTCCTCCCTTCCTCCACCCTGCCCCAAATCAAACAGTCTTGTACAGAAGTCAGGTTCCTGCTCACCTCTCCACCAAGCACATCATCACTCACCCCTGTCCTCCTTCCTTAGTCAAGTATTACACAATTTTTGTTTACTCCTAGATGATACAGTGGTATGCACTGTGaagtaaaaaatagaaatgtagATGGAAATGATACTCTGGGCTTTAGAATTTCAGATCTTCCTGTTTGGGAGAACTCCCCTTTTATCCATGCTCTCACCTGTGGTACTTCCATTCACCTTGCAGAAGTAGCAGTTTTGAAAACATCATACACTTCTGTAGAATTGTTTTGGAATTTTCACAAGCaactattattattaaatagTTATGACTACAGAATAGCTTGTTACAGGTGTAGGAGGTTGTattaaaactgatttaatttgaatttttagaGAGACAAATGTTGAACACAAAGCCTACTGGTCACTccaattttttaaatagtgctgggggaattttttttaaatgagccTTTCTTGTTAGTACCTGGagtgcaaagctgcttttcttcttcagggaGGACATGTACTCTCAGGATTCCATAGATCTCCTTGCCAGCTCTGGTCTGCAGTTCCAGAAACACGAAGAAGAAGGGATTGATACCCTGCATTTTGCTGAGTTGCTTATGACCTCCGGGGTTGTTCTCAGTGACAGTGTGAAGTGGCTGTCCTTTCACAGGTAGGTCTGAGATGGTCACTGAGGCTGTGCAGTGAGAAATCTCTTTTTGATTGAAATACTGTTGCTTTTGACCATGGAGACTGTAAAAAGTTTTAACCAGAAGAATTAGCAGCTCTGCAGTTCTTGAAAGAATCATAAAGATACAAAAGCCAAGCTTAAGAATTAAGAACAATTGGCACTTCATTTTGTACTGGCACTTACTACTCTGGTGTGAATTTTGTCTGTGCCTTTCCTTCCACTCTTGGAGGCTTCCTCTATAGAGTAAATTACTACTAATTGTAGAAAGCACATTTCACCTTTTTAAGTCATGTGCATTGTGAAGTaggtgttttatttcttccttacaATGGTGGTGGTGGTCTCATCTTCCATCTTGTGTTTCCATAGAGAAAGAAATCCTTGTAGTTAAGTTGTCAGTCTTGTAATGTTTCAAGCAACTTGGCTGACACAGTCTCTGGTCCTTGATATCATTGCAACTGAAAGGACTCAAGGGAGGAGGAGGTAGTGGTGGCAACCAATACTTAGGGGATTGCCTGCTCTTCCATATTGCCCATAGCTACTGAAACTTGGAGTATTGGGAAGAAAAGTAGGTCAGCTGTTCTGGGGCTCAAGAGGTTAACCAAGGCACCCAGGGAGCATTCAGAAGTCTTGCATTAACACAGATGATCAGAATGAATTCTGGATCTGATCAGAGTTGTATGAATGTGAGGCAATATTAAGGTTTGAAAGCTACAGCATGTGAAACTCTTGTGAAAAATAAGATAGCAGTATGGACTGAGTGTAGGTGTTACCTTCTAGTTTGAtgtctgtggttttcttttcagtggttaTGACTTTGGCTACATGGTGAAGTTGCTGACAGATTCCAGGCTACCAGAAGAGGAACATGAATTTTTCCATATCTTGAACCTTTTCTTCCCATCTATCTATGATGTAAAATACTTAATGAAGAGCTGCAAAAACCTCAAGGTACTTGGTGTCTCCCCAGCAAACAGGTGATAGATGGGCATCCACACTGTAAATGTGCAGTAAGCCAAGAAACAGAACTGCTGTGTAGGTCAGGTTTTAAAGCTGGCAGGTGTACAGAAGCAATTAGTCACACATAGGCACCTATAAATAAGTTTGTATCTAACAGAAGTTGCTTCCCCAGTTTTAGACTTATTAATATGCATATTATATAGGGGACATTCCCATAATCTTCCAGTTTGTGTACCAGTAGTATCAGAGGCTAATGAAACAAGTACTCAGCATGCTTCACTGTGCAAGTTGGAGTATTCTTCTCACATGAATGACTGGATTAACTAGTAGACACTCCAAGGGTTGAAAGTAATTTATCTACTGAATCACAATTATTTGAGGGAGGGAAAGGTTCCACATTTGTAACCTACAAATGAACCCATGATCATCCTAACTatccacagcatcagcacaGGGTATGTAAATTTGAGGATACATTCTTGAACAATGTTTACAACTGGGTTTCACTCACAGCTGGTGTGAGTACACTGTTGTGAGTCTACTTTGATTCATGTGTTTGCCCTCACATTTTGTAGAAATGTGGCAATTTTGGTAAGAGGTGggtcttgaaaataaaatctgttgtGTTCTCTTTGCAGGGTGGCCTTCAAGAAGTGGCAGATCAGCTGGATTTGCAGAGAATAGGACGACAACACCAGGCAGGGTCAGACTCTCTTCTCACAGGAATGGCATTCTTCAGAATGAAAGAGGTACTTTATGATTCTCCAGTTCCTATCCATAAATGTCAATATGCACAATGtggttctttgttttggtttgggttgctttggttttctttgagcCTTGTGGCCATCACACTTAAGACTTCATAATAGATGTTGTTGATACTGGCACAGACTTATTCTGTTTATTCTTTCATGTGCTTATGTGAATTCACATGCTGCATCTTAGAAGTGGCTGTCTTCAAATGAGCTGCTTAATTAACAATGGGTGCCCTCTGATTTAGAGGGACAATTAAACAATACCTTTTTACAGGTATTTTAAACAatacccccttttttttttttttttaatctgcagtTGTTTTTTGAGGATACAATTGATGATGCAAAATATTGTGGGCGGCTGTATGGCCTTGGCACAGGAGTGGCtcagaagcaaaatgaagacGTGGACTCAGCCCCGGAGAAAATGAGTATTTTGGCTATTATCAACAACATGCAGCCTTGATAAGCAGTGCCCCTCAGCAGAACGTGGTTACTTTACTGGCAGCTGCTGTCCCCAGTCATTTTCCCTAATAATGTCTCAAAAGGCATCTACTGTATACAGCCTGCAGTTTTGCTGAAGAGCTGCATCTTCATTTGAAACCCAGAAGAGAACTGACTGAATTCCTAATGCCAGCATTTGTGGTTTGCCATCTTTTTAATACCAAGGGCAAAAACCAACCTCCTGTGTATACATACctctggttttttcttctttatactGTACAGAATCTGCAAGGAAGACTTTAACAGTTGAATATTCAGTAGCTCTAAGGGTCTGGAAATCCAATGAAAATGGACACAGACATGCAGACAAATTTGTAAATTGTGCTTTataaagcttattttaaaacttctgcatGTTGTGAGGGTGACTGCTTTACCTCATGTTTCACTTATTTTATCGTTGTGTAGCCTGTGAAAATTGTTCCCTTTGATCACTGCAGAGGTTTGGGAATCGATGACATTAAAAATTATCCTTGCAGCTAAGTATATTCAGAGATTTGCTTTAACAGTAGTGGGAATGGATATTACTGGAGCTGATTTGATAAGCTCTCTAAAATCTCAGTACAGTACAAGTTTGACCCATACTGAGCCTCATCTTAGTTCTTGTAGGTATTAATAAACTGTTCTGGAAATAGATTAAGAGGCCTAAAAGTTCACCTTTGACAGGGGACTGGACCAGTACTCTGACTGCAGGTTTTATTCAACTTAACCTACAAATGTTATTCTTCTCCTTGCAACACCAGTAGTTCTGGAGATGGGTaaatatttgttccttttttccacCTGGTCCCACTTCTCCAGCCCTTAATTTTATCACATGTAACAACAGGCAAAGCAGCTTCATTTCTCTTTATTATCAACATCTGAAAAGTGGTTGGAGGATGGAAAAACACCTTGagattgatttttttgaaaaaatgaGCTATTCTATAGTatcattttttccctccaacAGCTCTgtaatgacaaagaaaaaaacccaacagactattctggactggcaaacaaaatTTTGAGACACTTTCTTGCATTTTAAACAAGCTTCAGCAGTTTTACTAAGAGTTGAGGTTTAGgagctttatttaaaatgcttgtaAATACtacttggttttaattttttgtaaaataaatttttttaaaaccaggcCTTGTTTTGGATTTTCCATCAAGCACTGCAGTTTGTAAAGTTCAGGCTCTAAAATCTGAATTTGAGGGCTGCATTCTCAGAAATGCttgttgctttcttcttttaccATTTATGACATGCTACTGGGGTAGGTCTTAGTAAAATCTGCTTTTGAGCTTATTGTGCAGTAGGTAATGAAAGCTGAGCTTCTGATCATTTTTCAgggaatttttaatttctgtttctgctcaTCTCTCAGCACACCAGCAGTATTGTGAAGTAATCTCTCAGTGCAGCATAGCCAAATATCTAGTCACAAATGTTTTGCTCATCTGTCCTGCATGAAGTTTTCCTGCTTCATCTGAACTTCAGTGGCTCTTGCCTGAAGTGCAGGAGGGCTTTTTGGTTTAGCACTAGCTCCCCCTCCTGG
This window of the Calypte anna isolate BGI_N300 chromosome 13, bCalAnn1_v1.p, whole genome shotgun sequence genome carries:
- the CNOT8 gene encoding CCR4-NOT transcription complex subunit 8 — translated: MPAALAENSQVICEVWANNLEEEMRKIREIVLSYSYIAMDTEFPGVVVRPIGEFRSSIDYQYQLLRCNVDLLKIIQLGLTFTNEKGEYPSGINTWQFNFKFNLTEDMYSQDSIDLLASSGLQFQKHEEEGIDTLHFAELLMTSGVVLSDSVKWLSFHSGYDFGYMVKLLTDSRLPEEEHEFFHILNLFFPSIYDVKYLMKSCKNLKGGLQEVADQLDLQRIGRQHQAGSDSLLTGMAFFRMKELFFEDTIDDAKYCGRLYGLGTGVAQKQNEDVDSAPEKMSILAIINNMQP